A window from Rhodothermus sp. encodes these proteins:
- a CDS encoding type IV pilus twitching motility protein PilT, with amino-acid sequence MSNGNPALAEVLAQHASAAQRPRVRPVPPLPKICKTVLDSVPPSLVGEDRARYLAEQVNALLDKDRTLLREHMQLLVKRMLELNASDMDIGGPASNGYVWYRVHGDKRPYKEMGTYSCDEAALLILNLLTERQLQLFFEECALDFSYALPLEGRNGMPRRFRATVYFDMDHVALNMRAITDEIRPLKSLGFHPLIERGLMFRHVRDGLTLVTGVTGSGKSTTLDAIIDANNDDVYAHVVIIARPIEYVHRSRKCLIRHREVGRDVRSFKDGIVQALRQDPDIIVIGEMRDPETISAALEITDSGHKVFSTLHTSSAVETIDRIVAEYPPDEQERVRNRLADVLRCVISQKLVPKIGGGRILAKEVLWMTPSARAAIKNKNTSEIYQMMWEGGAMGMITMEQDLFRLVRQQLITPEVAFDFANNKRRLQQLLQ; translated from the coding sequence ATGTCGAACGGAAATCCTGCGCTGGCGGAAGTGCTGGCACAGCACGCCTCGGCAGCACAGCGCCCTCGGGTGCGGCCTGTACCGCCCCTGCCGAAGATTTGCAAAACGGTACTTGATTCGGTACCCCCTTCCTTGGTTGGGGAGGACCGTGCGCGTTACCTGGCTGAACAGGTAAATGCACTGCTGGACAAAGACCGAACGCTGCTGCGTGAGCACATGCAGCTGTTGGTCAAACGCATGCTGGAGCTCAATGCCAGCGATATGGACATCGGCGGGCCAGCCTCAAATGGCTACGTCTGGTATCGAGTGCACGGCGACAAGCGACCCTACAAGGAAATGGGCACCTACTCGTGTGACGAGGCCGCACTGCTCATCCTGAATCTGCTCACCGAGCGACAGCTCCAGCTCTTTTTTGAAGAGTGTGCCCTGGACTTCTCCTATGCACTGCCCCTCGAAGGGCGTAACGGAATGCCGCGACGCTTTCGGGCTACCGTCTACTTCGACATGGATCATGTGGCGCTGAACATGCGCGCCATCACCGACGAGATCCGTCCACTTAAAAGCCTGGGGTTCCATCCGTTGATTGAGCGTGGCCTCATGTTCCGGCATGTACGCGACGGACTGACGCTGGTGACCGGTGTGACAGGTTCCGGTAAGAGCACAACGCTGGATGCGATCATTGACGCGAACAACGACGACGTCTATGCGCATGTGGTCATCATCGCCCGGCCGATCGAGTATGTGCATCGCTCTCGCAAGTGTCTGATCCGCCATCGCGAAGTGGGACGCGACGTCCGATCCTTCAAGGATGGCATCGTGCAGGCACTGCGTCAGGACCCCGATATCATCGTCATTGGCGAGATGCGGGATCCTGAGACAATCTCGGCAGCGCTGGAGATCACCGATTCCGGCCACAAGGTCTTTTCTACGCTGCATACCAGCTCGGCTGTGGAGACGATCGACCGTATCGTGGCCGAATATCCGCCCGATGAACAGGAACGCGTACGTAACCGACTGGCCGACGTGTTGCGTTGCGTGATCTCACAGAAACTGGTGCCCAAGATCGGAGGAGGACGCATTCTGGCCAAAGAAGTGCTCTGGATGACACCATCCGCACGGGCTGCAATCAAAAACAAGAATACCAGCGAAATCTACCAGATGATGTGGGAAGGGGGCGCAATGGGCATGATTACCATGGAACAGGATTTGTTCCGTCTGGTCCGGCAGCAGCTGATCACACCGGAGGTTGCCTTCGATTTTGCTAATAACAAGCGCCGATTGCAGCAATTGCTTCAGTAA